A stretch of the Hippoglossus hippoglossus isolate fHipHip1 chromosome 1, fHipHip1.pri, whole genome shotgun sequence genome encodes the following:
- the pou4f2 gene encoding POU domain, class 4, transcription factor 2: protein MMMMSLNSKQAFAMAHSSLPEHKYSLHSSSSSALTSNAPSSCSSSRHSNSIINSNGGSSEAMRRACLPTPPSNIFGGLDESLLARAEALAAVDIASQNKSHHHPPHHSPFKPDATYHTMNSLPCTSSSSSSVPISHPSAMSGHHHHHHHHHHHQPLEGDLLDHITPGLSLGAMAGPDGSVVSTPAHPAHMAGMNHMHQAAINMAHVHGLPQHMGMNDVDADPRDLEAFAERFKQRRIKLGVTQADVGSALASLKIPGVGSLSQSTICRFESLTLSHNNMIALKPILQAWLEEAEKSHREKLNKPELFNGAEKKRKRTSIAAPEKRSLEAYFAIQPRPSSEKIAAIAEKLDLKKNVVRVWFCNQRQKQKRMKYSACV from the exons atgatgatgatgtctcTGAACAGCAAGCAGGCTTTTGCCATGGCCCACAGCAGCTTGCCCGAACACAAGTACTCGTTgcattcctcctcttcatccgcCCTGACTTCCAATGCACCGTCCTCCTGCTCGTCCTCCCGACACAGCAACAGCATCATCAACAGCAACGGCGGCAGCTCGGAGGCGATGCGCCGAGCCTGTCTCCCAACCCCACCG AGCAATATATTCGGAGGCTTGGATGAGAGTTTGTTGGCCCGGGCTGAAGCTCTAGCGGCGGTGGATATAGCCTCGCAGAACAAGAGCCACCACCACCCTCCACATCACAGTCCCTTCAAGCCGGACGCAACCTACCACACCATGAACTCGCTCCCCTGCAcctcgtcttcttcctcttcggTGCCTATTTCTCATCCGTCCGCCATGTCcggccaccaccaccaccaccaccatcaccaccaccaccagccccTGGAGGGGGACCTGCTGGACCACATCACTCCGGGACTTTCACTAGGAGCCATGGCTGGGCCGGATGGCTCGGTGGTTTCCACGCCTGCGCACCCTGCCCACATGGCGGGCATGAACCACATGCACCAGGCAGCCATCAACATGGCTCATGTCCACGGGCTACCACAGCACATGGGCATGAACGACGTGGACGCCGATCCCAGGGACTTGGAAGCCTTCGCAGAGAGGTTTAAGCAGAGACGGATCAAACTCGGGGTTACCCAGGCGGATGTAGGGTCAGCGTTAGCCAGCCTGAAGATTCCTGGAGTGGGCTCCCTCAGCCAAAGCACCATTTGCCGATTCGAGTCCCTCACGCTGTCTCACAACAACATGATCGCGTTGAAGCCCATCCTGCAAGCGTGGCTAGAAGAAGCCGAGAAATCACACAGGGAGAAACTTAATAAACCCGAGTTGTTCAACGGCgcggagaaaaagaggaagcgCACGTCGATAGCGGCGCCGGAGAAGAGATCACTGGAGGCCTATTTCGCCATTCAGCCGCGTCCCTCCTCGGAGAAAATCGCAGCAATCGCGGAAAAGCTGGACCTGAAAAAGAACGTGGTGCGGGTCTGGTTTTGCAACCAGCGGCAGAAACAGAAACGAATGAAATACTCAGCATGCGTCTAA